Proteins encoded within one genomic window of Brassica rapa cultivar Chiifu-401-42 chromosome A09, CAAS_Brap_v3.01, whole genome shotgun sequence:
- the LOC117127761 gene encoding uncharacterized protein LOC117127761, translating into MGACTRCGKMDHSARDCPGPDQSRMQGSSRGDTRGCHHCGNVGHFKRECPKLQEEQEKGRGEASKPSQSRGQTSNPRVYELSNDEDETKPFKSITGTLSIGGVETHVLFDTGATHSFVSPRLIGKGLFQIGTRDDPCIVYAAGGQAIHSLGLVRDVPVMIQDRVMHVDLVVVPLKNHEVILGMDWLGKNQATLDCHRGRVQFESGCGPPIRFQGIKPA; encoded by the exons ATGGGAGCTTGTACTCGGTGTGgcaagatggatcactcagctcGGGACTGTCCAGGGCCGGATCAGAGCCGCATGCAGGGCTCAAGTAGGGGTGATACCAGGGGATGTCACCATTGTGGAAATGTAGGACATTTCAAACGGGAATGTCCAAAGCtccaagaagaacaagagaaggGCCGTGGTGAAGCAAGCAAACCAAGCCAGAGCCGGGGTCAGACCTCTAACCCAAGGGTTTACGAGCTGTCCAATGATGAGGACGAGACTAAACCATTCAAGTCGATCACTG GGACcctaagtattggtggtgtggaaacacacgttcTGTTTGacactggagctacacatagttttgtgagtccaaggtTGATCGGAAAGGGTTTGTTCCAAATTGGAACGAGGGATGATCCGTGCATAGTATATGCAGCCGGTGGCCAAGCGATTCATTCCTTGGGACTGGTTAGGGACGTCCCAGTGATGATCCAGGACAGGGTAATGCATGTGGATCTGGTGGTAGTCCCCCTTAAAAATCACGAGGTGATATTGGGtatggactggcttggaaagaatcAGGCCACCTTGGATTGTCACCGGGGGAGGGTGCAGTTCGagagtgggtgtggacccccgatcaggttccaaggtattAAGCCGGCCTGA